The genomic region caatcctctcCCCTTACCACTGCGTGTTCCCAACACCATAGTGCTAAGGTATGTTAGCTCACCCACTCTCATTCAAACAAATGTGAAGAACCTAAAACTTACTAAAGAATTACAATAACTAAGGATTCTTTTACCTGTCTCATTTGCAATCACAATCCCAACCAGGAAAATGGACAAAAGCAGAAATAACTTAGGTTAAAATTTATGACTGTCTATTTATTCAAAGCATTCAAGTAACTCTTACCCATTCCAATGTGCTGTAATGATTGTTGCTCTGCTTCCTGTTTAACAACTAGACCAAATGCTTCTCTATATACAGTGGAACCCCGATTTAACATGAACCGAGATATAATGCGATCAGCCAATGGAcccatttccctccccccccccccccacactttctggaattgaaatagttttcagatcaaaatggaaTGTACCGTCAACAGACGAAAATCTTTTTCGCACTTGACACgatcaagaataaaagtcaaacccaagtTGCACACTACCTCGGCATACCTGAATCAACACTTCGCggctggaaatctcaggaagataaATTACACATGTTACTTTGGAAAGTTGAGGAAGAGGTGGGGCTAAGGGCCAAATGCGTGAAGACTGCCAAAGATGTTAGCCTCATGACTCCCTGTTCCAGTGGATCGTTCAAGCGCTTCCAATTTCCaggcctattctcaaagctcaagctgagaagtttgaccagctgaccAACAGAGAAACCATACAGATCAAAGCTAGCAATGGATGGCTAGACCGGTATAAACACCATCACGGAATTTCTCAAGTGTTAAGAGTCTGGAGAAATTCGCTCAGCCGATAGTGCTGCCACCAGTGAATACCTGGCAGAACTAAGAACTCTCCTAGAAGAACGAGTGTACAACTGTGATGAAATAGGCCTCTGCTACAAGATGATCACAGACTGTCTACCAAAGATGACGCCCATCAACGTGACGGGTTCAAACAATGCGAAGATCATGAGACACTTTGTGTTAACAAGGCTGGAACACGAGTTAAAACCACCTATTCTGGCTATCCCTGTGAAGACTGAGTCTCTAAATGCATGTAAATTCTGTCCCCAAGAACCATTTCTAGTAGTTTGCAAACCACTGACACAAGACACACTGGTCTATAAACAAGGGAACTACATATGCCATTCTTCAATTCTCTGGTACCTCTCCTGTAGCCAGATAGGACAGAAACCCAATCTACTTTTTGCGGTAACCTGGGGACTTGTCTCTTTGAATGCTTTTAAGAAGATCTGCGCTTCTTCTTGCACATTAGACTTTTTCTGTACTGGCATTGCATTCACCAAGGTTCCTCCCTCtctttggtgaatactgaagcaaagtattcattttgggcCCCTCCTACCTCCTCTGCATCCAAGTACAAGATTCTTGAATACTATTGAGGAATGTGGAATGAATGCAGCAAAGTGGAATATCAGTGGTGAAGCTTTTGAACAGTGAAACAGGTACAAGGGACCAATTGACTTGTTCCTGCTATTGCTAAGGTTCATAATTGAGAATGGATATCACGTACTTCTGTGAGCCCACCCAGTAGGTGAAAATGGATAATCACAGCTAAAATGTCATACTTCACAAAATAAAATGAAGTAAAACCCATGGAGACTCACAACAAATACAATTATGAATGAGAAcgtaaataaaatgtcacatttgtATATTCTTGTACACCAATTGTGAGACATTGTTTTCATGGATTATATTGTAAGAATGTGTCCTGTGCATTCATTTTATTTCAAGGTCTCAGAGCATCAGCAGCAGTACTTCTACCGATTCATCTTCAGACAGTGAAACGTCATCCAATTCATCcacatcagaaagcagcagcagtgATGAAGACACTTCATCAACTGACAGCTCCTCATCTTCTTCAACTTTCTCATCCAGTGAAACGTCATCTTCGGATTCAGACTCTGACTCCAGTTCCAGTAGTAGTATAAGTAGCTCTGATGAAGAACCACCAAAAAAGAGGCAAAAATCATGACAGGACTCTTTGAGTGATCTGCAAGTTTCATAAGCACCCTTTCAGTTTGAAAGGGTCTTTTTAAGGtaacttgggaaaaaaaaactaactccTTATAATATGAATCCTTCTAGACAAATTATGAATCAAATGTGAAGTATAAAGCCTATTGTTTGTGACCTTCAAATGTGCCTCTTTGCAAATTTacttgttcttttttttccaaaatgaatatTGTCCTTCTTTCTGTAGAAGTCAGTAATTTTGGACAAATTCGTATAAATTAATGGGTCAGCATGTAAACATTAACGTTGTCAAGATACTTTGCaaactgaaattatttttttttaatttagacctacagcacggtaaaagcCCACAGGctcatgctgctcaatttacacccaattaacctacaccctggtacattttgaagtgtgggaggaaagtggagctcctggggaaaacccaagcagacatggggagaatgtgcaggctcctttcagacagcgtgggattggaaGCCTGAtctcaatcactggcactgtaaaagtgttgtgctaactgctacaccagctGCTCTGTCCACATATCTCAACAAATGCTGGGCTGTCTGACCCAAACTATCAGTTATGAAGAAGCTATCCACCTTGTCtgatttctcccacctttcaaatttTCTATTTCTGCCCCCTCACCCCCAAGATAATTATTTATTCACCTTCCATTCGTCTAATTTTGGACTGCCATTTGTTAGTGTGCCCCATATAGTAGCAAGcttctatgtatttttttaacgtTTTGTCATATATTGTACAGTTAATTGATTTGCTCTCAACTGTGTCTTTGAAATTATTCCAGAAATGCTATCAGCAATATTTGCCTTCATGATGCATGCTGTTAAAAATATTCTATATGCTATTTTTATAGACTCCAAACTAAATCTGTCTCCATTGTTTCTGTCCAAATATTATTGTCTCCTTTTATGTATGAAACCTTTTGTTTTGAAGAGAGAGTACATCTAATTAGAGGTGGGGTTGTTCAGTTAACAAATTGTTGTGATTTTGAGCTTAAGTAGCTGCACCTTTATTGTTCCTGTTTTATTAAACTGAGGTAATAAAGGCACAGAAATGTATTTATTTGTCTGGAGTGAATTGAGCACGTATGGAACTTTTTAAAGTagaaaaaaattgagagaaaTTGTAACAGCATCTCTCCAAATATGATCAGCTATCTCCAAATATGACCAGATTTTCCCATAAATTGTTCCAGcaagtttttgcaataaaactttgtgaaatctctCAGTTAGATGCATAGCATTCAGTGAATGCATGTGTGCTGCTTTTTAAGTATAATATATGTACAAAGGTGCAATGTTGAATTTCCCAACTTCTATTGTTGGAATTCTGAAACCACGCATGCATCAGAGATCTGTAAATGGAATTGTCTCCTGCCAGAACTAAAAGTCCTGCTGCAGAAAGACACATTCCTGACATTTCTTTGAAATGAAAAGGATAAAATCCAAatataggaaaaaaaaaaatttttaatgtttTGCTTAAATTTATCTGGAACTCTTAAGCAGCCATATTTCAACAATGAATCATAAATTAATGACTTGCCATTGGATAGGACCTTAATTACAAAAGTTAGGACATGATAACAAACCAAGAAATATCATATATGCTGGCGTTTGGATGATCTGCGAAACTTAAAAATGTTACCTCAAAATCAGGTTCATCTGTATGCTGGGTCTAAAATCAAACAGTGACAGTGAAGTCTCAACACCACTCCCATCTTACCCCTCCCCGACAATATCCTATCCTCATCCCGCCGGCTTCGACTCAAGTATCTGGTCAGATCTGAGGCACACTACCACCTTTGTGCTGACAACCCGGCTCACCTCCATACAATTGTCCTGGTCAAGCCCTTGGTGCACCTTTCTTGTGCTGGCAATCTGGCTCACCTCCACACAAATGGCACATTTTGAGGGGCAAACCTGCACGTATCCAACAAAGTCTTAGAGCTCCCCGGCAGGGTCCGTgcgcccagtccgactgctgtcagctctatacaggctttaaaatgttgataaaattaaaacatttacagGGTAATTTGGTATTATCATATTGTAACAGCATCTGTCCACTGGTCAGTGTTCAGTGGTAGGTGCCAGACTTGGTTGGGTGGATCATCCTATATAAGCCTCAAAACCTAATTTTTAGATGGAAAACTTGGAGGATGTCCTATACGAGTCATCCTTTATGCTGGCATTTACTGTACAGTATGCTATATTAGGTGTAAGATAACCTAAAAGCATAATTATAGTTGTATTAAATCTGACATTTGAGATAAATACCTCGTTTAAAATATGGTGTCAAACAAGAATAATAGTGTTGCAGTTGAACAACAAAGTTGTGTTTTCAGGTTCTATATTGCCTGGTTTGTGTGTATCCACTCTATGTATCCACTTGCATTGTCTTATTGTTATCCTTTCTAATCTCCAGTATTTTTGCCAAGATGGGAGGTGTTTAACCTCTTGCACACATAGTAGTGTGGCATGAAGCCAATGTGGCTAATGAAGGATAAAGATTTTGTTCTCACTTGTTAGTAACAAGTTATTTGTAGTTAGTGACTCCCTTTCAGCAGTCCAGCTATGATCACAATTTGGTGATTTATTGGTGTGATTGCCAAATACTATGCTCAGTTTTCAGGAAGTATTTTTTTATGTTCTTTGTATTTCTTAATGTGGAACTATTTTGGTGACTTTTTCATCTTGTCGCCTACACCAAATTTCAGTAAGTTGTGGCATATTTGAGTGAATGTCTCCTTTTGCTTATAAATTGCTCTATACTAAATTCCATAACTTGATTGCAAATCACTTTTTTTCATATATTTAAGCTAAGATTCAGAGCAGTAGATTATACTTGCATCTCTATGAGCAAATTGGGATTTTTTTGCATGCACACAGGCTAAGTGACATCCCATCTCATCCAACGATAGAAAGTGTCACTTTCTACTCATCTTGCCTTCATTATGTACACAAAGTGTGTTTTATTTTCTCCTACATCCAACAAAATGTTAAATGAGTTGTAGTGGTTTGCTTCTTGGGCTACTTG from Narcine bancroftii isolate sNarBan1 chromosome 9, sNarBan1.hap1, whole genome shotgun sequence harbors:
- the zcchc10 gene encoding zinc finger CCHC domain-containing protein 10 yields the protein MATPMHRLIARRQAEANKQHVRCQKCLEHGHWTYECTGKRKYLHRPSRTVQLKKTLKEKQNKLALPASGQGNTEKKIKKKRSQSISSSTSTDSSSDSETSSNSSTSESSSSDEDTSSTDSSSSSSTFSSSETSSSDSDSDSSSSSSISSSDEEPPKKRQKS